The genome window TACGGTTGCTTCGTCGTTTGGATGTACTTTTAATTTGATACCGCCATAAGCAATTGTAGCGAAAGGATCGATTCCTACAATAGTTTCGTTTTCAAAAAAATAAGCAATTCCTTCTTGCTCTAATAAATTTTTAATAATTAAAGTTTCGTGTTGGTAAGTAAACACGGCAATGGTAATGAAGTTTTCCATAAAATAAAAAAGGGTTCTTATGATTATAGAACCCTAGCTTTTTATTAAACAATAAATTTTTCTTTTTTATTTTCGATAAGGATATTTTTAACCTTATCAACATTTT of Flavobacterium channae contains these proteins:
- a CDS encoding DUF2007 domain-containing protein, which encodes MENFITIAVFTYQHETLIIKNLLEQEGIAYFFENETIVGIDPFATIAYGGIKLKVHPNDEATVKEILKKLNEDDHLKIV